One part of the Sphingopyxis sp. PAMC25046 genome encodes these proteins:
- a CDS encoding S26 family signal peptidase has translation MARLLPSRLPAKPTALIGLGAAALATTIALPPTPWLVWNASASAPIGLYAVSGRQDIASGDMVLVRVPDRWRRLAAERRYIPINIPLVKRVAAAPGDRVCARGREIYVNGHPVAERREADGRDRPMPWWNGCVMLRSGALFLLMDSPDSFDGRYFGPTSRGDVIGEVRLLWLG, from the coding sequence ATGGCTAGGCTGCTACCCTCCCGTCTGCCGGCTAAACCCACCGCGCTGATCGGTCTCGGCGCGGCCGCGCTGGCGACCACGATCGCGCTGCCGCCAACGCCGTGGCTGGTCTGGAACGCATCGGCCAGCGCGCCGATCGGTCTCTATGCCGTCAGCGGACGGCAGGACATCGCATCGGGCGACATGGTGCTGGTCCGGGTGCCCGACCGCTGGCGCCGGCTCGCCGCCGAGCGGCGCTACATTCCGATCAATATCCCGCTGGTCAAGCGCGTCGCGGCCGCGCCCGGCGATCGCGTCTGTGCGCGCGGGCGGGAGATCTATGTCAACGGCCACCCGGTGGCCGAACGCCGCGAAGCCGATGGCCGCGACCGTCCGATGCCGTGGTGGAATGGCTGCGTGATGTTGCGTTCGGGCGCATTGTTCCTGCTGATGGACAGCCCGGATTCGTTCGATGGGCGTTATTTCGGACCGACATCGCGCGGCGACGTCATCGGCGAGGTGCGACTGCTGTGGCTGGGCTGA
- a CDS encoding lytic transglycosylase domain-containing protein: MAGLRVAITALALLAAAPADAQSVVHWRPYIEAASARFGVPVEWIERVMRAESGGRTVLDGRPITSHAGAMGLMQLMPGTWSEMRARLGLGRDPHSPRDNILAGTLYLRLMYDRFGYPGLFAAYNAGPARYAEHVRTGRALPGETRAYLASVAGVPVNSRSAVTAASATPRTVNAIFFAIGDRPPAGRSEAGAATLFVALRSTSPEKNAPDRP; the protein is encoded by the coding sequence GTGGCTGGGCTGAGGGTCGCCATCACCGCCCTGGCGCTGCTGGCGGCGGCACCGGCTGACGCGCAGTCGGTCGTTCACTGGCGGCCCTATATCGAGGCAGCCTCGGCGCGTTTCGGCGTGCCGGTAGAATGGATCGAGCGCGTCATGCGCGCCGAGAGCGGCGGGCGCACGGTGCTGGACGGGCGCCCGATTACCAGCCACGCCGGCGCGATGGGACTGATGCAGCTCATGCCCGGCACCTGGTCCGAAATGCGCGCGCGGCTCGGGCTCGGACGTGATCCCCATAGCCCGCGCGACAACATATTGGCGGGGACGCTCTATCTTCGTCTGATGTATGACCGCTTCGGTTATCCCGGACTGTTCGCAGCCTATAACGCGGGACCGGCACGCTATGCCGAGCACGTGCGGACCGGCCGCGCGCTGCCCGGTGAGACCCGCGCCTATCTCGCGAGCGTCGCCGGAGTGCCCGTCAATTCCCGGTCGGCTGTCACGGCCGCCAGTGCAACGCCGCGTACCGTCAATGCCATCTTCTTCGCGATCGGCGACCGGCCCCCTGCCGGCCGGAGCGAAGCCGGTGCGGCCACGCTGTTCGTCGCGCTGCGATCGACGTCGCCCGAGAAGAACGCGCCAGACCGCCCATAG